From Brassica oleracea var. oleracea cultivar TO1000 chromosome C3, BOL, whole genome shotgun sequence, a single genomic window includes:
- the LOC106336294 gene encoding nicalin-1, translated as MADEKKSKQRDGSMVFESMYPLLALMLILVACVDLCDAATVVDVYRLVQYDISGVPFGSRFSSLNHHAASLSFQRGADLSRSVLILPLRELDLGFLQDYISQKQSLGGLLILLPQTLRPGNIGGGSVLSETQGFRKLLAQLEKLLVHGNIPFPVYFAFENEETDAMLADVKKNDALGQQATATTGGYKLVISVSEPRKIASPTITNIQGWLPGSRAEGDSNQLPTIAIVASYDTFGAAPALSVGSDSNGSGVVALLEVARLFSTLYSNPKTRGRYNLLFALTSGGPYNYEGTQKWLKSLDQRMRESIDYAICLNSVGSWDNELLVHVSKPPDNAYIKQIFEGFSNVAEDLGFQVALKHKKINISNSRVAWEHEQFSRLRVTAATLSELPTPPELLESAGSLSDTRQLVHDDAIIKGVKLVAESLARHIYGHQRKDIKIFADDSSLAVNPFNVRSWLDLLSQTPRVAPFLSKSEPLIMALKKELEDYTAEVSVQHESLDGIFTFYDSTKASLNIYQVASVTFDLLLLLVLGSYLIVLFSFLVITTRGVDDLISLFRRPPSRKVKMV; from the exons ATGGCGGACGAAAAGAAGTCGAAGCAGAGAGATGGGTCCATGGTCTTCGAGTCCATGTATCCACTCCTCGCCCTCATGCTCATCCTCGTCGCTTGCGTCGATCTGTGCGACGCGGCCACTGTTGTAGATGTTTACCGTCTCGTCCAATATGACATCTCCGGCGTTCCTTTCGGCTCTCGTTTCTCCTCCCTCAACCACCACGCCGCCTCCCTCAGCTTCCAGCGCGGCGCCGATCTATCTCGCTCTGTACTTATCCTCCCACTCCGCGAACTCGATCTCGGATTCCTTCAGG ATTACATCTCACAGAAGCAGTCTCTTGGGGGATTGTTGATTTTGCTTCCCCAGACGTTAAGACCTGGCAACATTGGTGGTGGAAGTGTTCTCTCTGAAACCCAAGGGTTCAGGAAATTATTAGCACAGCTTGAGAAATTACTTGTCCACGGCAACATACCT TTTCCTGTGTACTTTGCATTTGAGAATGAAGAGACTGATGCTATGTTGGCTGATGTTAAGAAAAATGATGCACTTGGTCAGCAAGCTACTGCCACCACAGGCGG ATATAAGCTTGTTATCTCTGTATCCGAGCCTAGGAAAATTGCATCTCCCACCATCACTAATATTCAG GGATGGCTTCCAGGATCAAGAGCAGAAGGAGATTCCAACCAGCTTCCAACAATTGCTATTGTTGCATCCTATGATACCTTCGGAGCAGCTCCT GCACTATCGGTGGGAAGTGATAGCAATGGAAGTGGGGTCGTGGCGCTTCTTGAAGTAGCTAGACTATTTTCCACTCTTTATTCAAATCCCAAGACAAGGGGAAGGTACAATTTACTTTTTGCACTGACATCTGGTGGACCCTACAACTACGAAGGGACTCAAAAG TGGCTGAAGAGCCTTGATCAGCGGATGCGTGAGAGCATTGATTATGCCATTTGCTTGAACAGTGTTGGCTCTTGGGACAATGAATTATTGGTTCACGTGTCAAAGCCTCCAGATAACGCCTATATAAAACAAATATTTGAG GGCTTCTCTAATGTGGCAGAAGACTTGGGTTTTCAAGTTGCTCTGAAGCACAAGAAGATTAATATCTCTAATTCACGT GTTGCTTGGGAGCATGAACAATTTTCACGACTCAGAGTAACTGCAGCCACTCTATCCGAACTTCCGACTCCACCTGAGTTACTGGAAAGTGCTGGAAGTCTGTCTGACACAAG GCAACTTGTGCATGATGATGCCATCATTAAGGGTGTCAAGTTGGTGGCTGAAAGCCTTGCT AGACATATCTATGGTCACCAAAGAAAAGACATCAAGATTTTTGCAGATGACAGTAGTTTGGCTGTAAATCCCTTTAATGTGAGATCATGGTTGGATCTTTTGTCACAAACTCCTCGGGTGGCACCGTTTCTCTCAAAGAGTGAACCACTAATCATGGCTCTGAAGAAG GAACTAGAGGATTATACTGCTGAAGTGAGTGTTCAACATGAATCTTTAGATGGAATTTTCACCTTTTACGACTCAACAAAGGCTAGCCTTAACATATACCAG GTGGCGAGTGTAACATTCGACTTGCTCTTGCTTCTGGTGTTAGGATCATACTTAATAGTGCTTTTCAGCTTCCTCGTCATCACAACTCGG GGTGTGGATGACTTAATAAGCTTATTCCGCCGGCCTCCTTCCCGGAAAGTGAAAATGGTTTGA